A portion of the Limosilactobacillus reuteri genome contains these proteins:
- a CDS encoding transporter substrate-binding domain-containing protein, translated as MKKYWRLLSLSALLFITLLTLSACGTSIAKKDVLTEDMRSQRITWGVKADTRLFGLENIRTGKLEGFEIDLATAITKKILGPQGKPIFVPVTSGTRVPLLKNGNIDAIMATMTITPEREKQVDFTHSYFDAGQSLLVKKGSPIKNISDLNRRGAVILGVSGSNSVKNVAKFAPKARVLQLSDYAQAMTALKSKQGDALTTDNGILYGMAAENPGYEVVGGNFTKEPYGIAVNKNQARFRNKLNWALREVEKDGTYNRLLLKWFGNVKGFNYQEMKR; from the coding sequence ATGAAAAAGTATTGGCGATTACTTAGTCTTAGCGCCCTCCTCTTTATCACCCTCCTTACCCTTTCTGCCTGTGGTACTTCAATTGCAAAAAAGGATGTCCTGACTGAGGATATGCGTAGTCAACGAATTACCTGGGGAGTAAAAGCAGATACTCGTCTCTTTGGACTGGAAAATATCCGGACAGGGAAGCTAGAAGGATTTGAAATTGACCTCGCAACAGCTATTACAAAAAAGATCCTCGGCCCACAGGGAAAACCAATTTTTGTTCCTGTAACTAGCGGAACCCGGGTACCACTCCTAAAAAACGGTAATATTGATGCGATTATGGCAACCATGACGATCACTCCTGAGCGAGAAAAGCAAGTTGATTTTACCCATTCTTACTTTGATGCTGGTCAATCTCTCCTAGTTAAAAAGGGAAGTCCGATCAAAAACATCAGCGATTTAAATCGCCGAGGCGCTGTAATTCTTGGTGTTTCTGGATCAAATTCAGTTAAAAACGTTGCGAAGTTTGCTCCTAAAGCACGCGTCCTTCAATTATCTGACTACGCTCAAGCAATGACTGCCCTTAAATCCAAGCAGGGAGATGCCCTTACCACTGATAATGGGATTCTCTATGGGATGGCAGCTGAAAATCCAGGCTATGAAGTTGTCGGTGGTAACTTTACTAAAGAACCTTATGGAATCGCCGTTAACAAAAACCAAGCGCGCTTCCGTAATAAATTAAACTGGGCGTTAAGAGAAGTTGAAAAGGATGGTACTTACAACCGTCTTCTTCTTAAATGGTTTGGGAATGTTAAAGGATTTAATTATCAGGAGATGAAACGCTAA
- a CDS encoding amino acid ABC transporter permease gives MLNLIINEWHPLLTGLWNTILCSLIALIGSLIIGTFFALLEISQHRVVKIIGHVYVEVFRNIPLLVITMAFFLIIPMYIVKINGFTAGTIGLTLYTSAFIAETVRAGINSIDPGQMEGALANGLTYGQAMRYIVLPQAFRVVIPPLGNQFINLVKNSSVLAFVAGFDLMYQGNLIANDTLATMPTYFIVGIMYLIITLPLSYYMRHLEKKLA, from the coding sequence ATGTTAAATTTAATTATAAATGAGTGGCATCCCCTTTTAACCGGCCTCTGGAATACTATTCTGTGTAGCCTTATCGCATTAATTGGGAGCCTCATTATCGGAACCTTTTTTGCTCTTCTTGAGATTTCGCAACACCGTGTTGTTAAAATAATTGGTCATGTCTATGTAGAGGTCTTTCGTAATATCCCATTATTGGTAATTACAATGGCTTTTTTCCTGATCATTCCAATGTATATTGTTAAAATTAATGGATTTACTGCGGGAACAATTGGCTTAACGCTTTATACGTCCGCCTTTATTGCTGAGACCGTACGCGCTGGAATTAATTCAATTGATCCTGGCCAAATGGAAGGAGCCCTTGCTAATGGACTTACTTATGGACAAGCGATGCGCTACATTGTTTTACCACAAGCATTTCGCGTTGTTATTCCACCACTCGGTAATCAATTTATCAATTTGGTTAAAAACTCATCGGTTCTTGCCTTTGTTGCTGGCTTTGATCTTATGTACCAAGGAAATTTAATTGCAAACGATACCTTAGCAACTATGCCCACGTATTTCATTGTCGGTATCATGTACCTCATCATCACGCTTCCGTTGAGTTATTATATGCGACACCTTGAAAAGAAATTGGCCTAG
- a CDS encoding amino acid ABC transporter permease, giving the protein MQNFIDAYSWINIRFLLEGLWITIEVSVISIIISFILGTFLGIIRYANIKYLSAIVGFIIDIIRNLPLLLIIFFTYFGLPNIGIKPEIIPAAIMALSIFESAMVAEIVRSGINSIDYGQTEGALANGLSKWQALRIIVLPQAIKNMMPALVSQFISLVKDTSLATIIVLPELMYHAQIIYGQNTNYIIPMFVALAVLYFIVCYSLSLFARYLHKHIA; this is encoded by the coding sequence ATGCAAAACTTTATTGACGCGTATTCATGGATTAATATCCGTTTCCTCCTAGAAGGGCTTTGGATTACAATTGAAGTTTCCGTAATTTCAATTATAATCAGCTTTATTTTGGGAACTTTTCTCGGAATTATTCGTTACGCTAACATCAAATACTTATCAGCAATTGTCGGGTTCATTATCGATATTATCCGTAACCTTCCCCTCCTGCTAATAATTTTCTTCACCTACTTTGGTCTCCCGAATATCGGAATTAAACCAGAAATTATTCCAGCTGCAATTATGGCGCTTTCAATTTTCGAATCGGCAATGGTTGCTGAAATTGTTCGCTCAGGAATAAATTCGATTGATTATGGGCAAACAGAAGGGGCATTAGCTAACGGATTATCTAAGTGGCAAGCTTTACGAATTATTGTCTTACCACAGGCGATTAAGAATATGATGCCGGCCCTCGTTAGCCAGTTCATTTCGTTGGTCAAGGATACATCACTAGCAACAATTATTGTCTTGCCAGAGTTAATGTACCACGCCCAGATCATCTATGGTCAAAACACAAATTATATTATTCCAATGTTCGTTGCTTTAGCAGTCCTATACTTTATTGTCTGCTACTCATTATCATTGTTTGCACGTTATTTGCATAAACACATTGCCTGA
- a CDS encoding CPBP family intramembrane glutamic endopeptidase yields the protein MTGNDYLRIWYRVQIGATLVILAMMMIRNYEFNRQTDALALLIMVTILGIGLIFELLPNVSLLVKKLNAWLQVIAQPIILVFAWDVMVREIIVLLHLPSRGVVTMMIFYYFIMFAPFASVIGEFMHWSIERLIFIAWLAQVVFMPLIALPIDLVDNHFLLLALSTGAVGAVAFFILTTTVMRTWHLSWPGLKPHWSGDFNWGIFAGLVVVDIIFMALNTGEMPRLHRANWDFTLSAFEAAVMEETLFRFAILGILFYAWRNVKQRLPLALATSSILFGIVHLTNYGPQEWSMTVLQAVSAAGIGLFFATVYVYTGQLWLAMLMHFLLDWTAFIASDSTLMTGKVTVQDWIGTGIELVVFIGIAVWMMFGQRRQVMERHVNRLTGEHQRFDFMIQH from the coding sequence ATGACCGGAAACGATTATCTAAGGATCTGGTACCGGGTTCAAATTGGGGCGACCCTGGTCATTTTAGCGATGATGATGATTCGTAATTATGAATTTAATCGTCAGACCGATGCATTAGCATTATTGATCATGGTTACTATTTTAGGAATTGGTTTAATCTTTGAACTCTTGCCTAATGTGTCCTTACTAGTTAAGAAGTTAAATGCATGGCTGCAGGTAATTGCCCAGCCGATAATTTTAGTGTTTGCCTGGGATGTAATGGTTCGAGAAATTATTGTTCTATTACATTTACCATCCCGGGGCGTTGTGACAATGATGATTTTTTATTACTTTATAATGTTTGCACCATTTGCAAGCGTAATTGGTGAATTCATGCATTGGAGCATCGAACGACTAATCTTTATTGCCTGGTTAGCTCAGGTGGTTTTCATGCCATTGATTGCCTTACCAATAGACTTGGTTGATAATCACTTCTTATTATTAGCATTATCCACTGGTGCAGTTGGCGCAGTTGCTTTCTTTATTCTTACGACAACTGTTATGCGGACGTGGCATTTATCATGGCCAGGATTAAAACCACATTGGAGCGGTGATTTTAATTGGGGGATATTTGCTGGATTAGTTGTTGTTGATATTATCTTTATGGCCTTAAATACGGGAGAAATGCCAAGACTCCACCGTGCTAATTGGGATTTTACCCTTTCAGCATTTGAAGCTGCGGTAATGGAAGAGACCTTGTTCCGTTTCGCTATTCTGGGCATCTTATTCTATGCTTGGCGCAATGTCAAGCAACGCCTTCCGTTAGCATTGGCAACGAGCTCAATTTTATTCGGAATTGTTCATCTTACCAACTATGGCCCTCAAGAATGGTCAATGACTGTTTTGCAAGCAGTTAGTGCAGCCGGTATTGGACTATTTTTTGCAACTGTTTATGTTTATACTGGTCAATTGTGGTTAGCAATGTTAATGCACTTCTTATTAGATTGGACGGCATTTATTGCTTCTGATTCAACGTTGATGACTGGCAAAGTAACAGTTCAGGATTGGATTGGGACGGGAATTGAATTAGTAGTATTTATTGGAATTGCCGTTTGGATGATGTTTGGACAACGACGTCAAGTGATGGAACGACATGTTAATCGCTTAACGGGAGAGCATCAACGGTTTGATTTTATGATTCAGCATTAA